The Mycolicibacterium monacense genome contains the following window.
ACGCCGAGGCCGCCGAGTCGTGGGCGGCCTCGGAACTCGCACCGCACTGTCTGCGGGTGATGATCGAACTGCAGGGCGACGGTGACACCGACACCGCCGACACGCTGCTCGGAATCGTGCGGTCCGCCGGATCACCCGCGCCGGTGCTCTTGCACGGTCTCGACGAAAGCTGTTGGCCGCTGCTGAAACACGCGGGCCTGCGCGGCCTGCAGACGCGCATCGGGCTGGAGGACACGCTGCGGCTCCCCGACGGCTCCGAGGCTCCCGACAACGCCGCGCTGGTGGCGGCCGCCATCGACCTGCTCAGTCGCTGACAGCGCCCAATTCGAAGTCGGCGAAGTCGAAGCCGGGCACCACCACGCAACTCACCAGGCTGGGCTCGTCGTCGCGGGGACGGGCGCGCTGCCAGTGCCGGGCGGGCACGATCAGCTGCGGACTCGCGCCGCCATCGATGTCGCTGCCGAGCAGATGCGTTGTCGCCGAATCATGTTCGGGCCCCATTTCGAGTAGCAGCGGGCTGCCGCGGTGGTACATCCACAACTCGGCGCTGCGCACGGTGTGCCACGCCGACTGCTGACCCGGCATGAGGAGGAAGAGGATCGCGGTACCCGCGCTACGCGGACCGGTGTAGTCCGGCGGCAGCGCGGACTGGGTGACCGTCAGATCGCTGCGCCACGTCTCCCGATACCAACCGCCTTCTGGGTGCGGCGCCAGGTCGAGCCGCTGCGCCCACGCCGGGAGATCGCTCATCGCATGCACCGCCTTCGTCGAGGTCACCTCAGCCTAGAGACGATCGGTCCGGTGGTCGACGCGGACGCGCGGCCGCGCACGCTACTCTCATCGCATGCTGCGTCCCGGGTGGCTCGTCGCGTTCTGTGCGGCGGTGCTGGCCGTGAGTGCGTGGCTGCCTTGGCTGACCACCGACGCCGACGGTGGTGGACGCGCCAGCGCGATCGGTGGGACCGTGGGCAGCCTGGTGCTTCCGCCTCGGTTCGGGGCCGGACAGTTGATCGTCCTGCTGGCGTCGATCCTGGTCGTCGCCGGCGCGATGGCGGCGCGGGGTCTGTCCGAGCGTGCGGCTTCGGTTGCCGCCATGGCGATTTCGCTGCTGATCCTCGGGATGACGGCGTGGTACTACCGCATCAACGTCCAGACTCCGGTGGAACCCGGCTACGGGCTCTATGTCGGGGGCGGCGTGGCCGTCGCCGCCCTGCTGTGCTCAGTGTGGTCGTTCGTCGCGGCGATGTCGCGAGGCTCCCGCTGATATGGCGAGGCCGCGGGCGCACTGCCCGCGGCCTCGAATCGGGTAACCGTTATTCGGCGTCGACGGTGGTCGGCTGAATGGACTTCTGCCCGCCGCCGTGGGCGACTTCGATCTTGCGTGGTTTCGCGCGTTCGGCCATCGGGATGGTGACGGTCAGGACACCGTTCTCGTAGGTCGCCGAGATCGCCGCCGAATCGACGCCCTCACCGAGCGACAGCTGCCGCCGGTAGCTGCCGAAGAACCGCTCGTTGGCGAGCCACTGCGCGGATTCCTCGGATCGGGCGGTGCGACGCGCCGAGATGGTGAGCGTGCCGTTGTCGACGTTGACGTCGACCGAGCCGGGGTCGACGCCGGGAAGGTCGGCGGTCAGCACGTAGTGGTCGTCGATCTTGCAGAGGTCCATCGGCATGAACCGGGGTGTGCGATCCGATCCGGTCTGACTGCTCAGCAAACCGCGGGTCCAGGTGTCCAAGTCACTGAACGGATCAAAGCGAAGCACAGCAATTCACCTCCTCGTCGATCCGAAAGCCCGCCACCCTGGCGGGCAGCCAAATCACTGTGCATCATCAGATTAGCACTCGACACATGCGAGTGCTAGTCCCGATTTTTCCGGATCGGTGCAGATGAGGACCTGTTTTCGAGGCGGATGAGGGGCAGTGGCGTGCTCGTGACACAGCATCGCGGAGGTCGATGGCCGTGACCGGGGGAGGTGTCGATTCGCGGGAGTGACCCGACTGGTTCAGGGCGGCCCCGCCGGCTCGATGTCTGAACCGACGAGACCTTGGCGGGTGTGGTGGTCGACCGCCACACCTGCCCCCGGCAGCAATGCCCAGACTCGGAGATCACAAACGTAATCGGTGTGCGTTGCGCCCACATCGGGAAGACTGCTCCATATGACGGAGCCGCATACGCACGACCTCGCCATGCGGATGGCGGAATTGGCGCGAACGCTCGCCTCTCCTCGCGACCTCAACGAGATTCTGTCCGGAGTCACCGCGGCGGCCGAGGAACTCATCCCGGGCGTCGACACCGCGGGCATCCTGCTCGTCGGCCGTGGGGGAACGTTCGAATCGATCGCCGAGATCACCGCGCTGCCCCACGAACTCGACGAACTGCAGATGAAATACGGCGAGGGGCCGTGCGTACAGGCCGCACTGGACGACGTCGTCGTGCGCACCGACGACTTCCGCGAGGAGACCCGCTGGCCGAACTATTCGCCGGCGTGCGTCGAACGGGGTGTGCTGAGCGGATTGTCGTTCAAGCTCTACACCGCCGATCGCACCGCAGGCGCGCTGAACTTGTTCAGCTTCCGCCCGCGGGTCTGGGACAGCGAAGCCGAGACGACCGGGACGGTGCTGGCCGCGCACGCGGCGGCCGCGTTGCTCGCGCACCGCGAAGGTGAGCAGCTGAGGTCCGCGCTGTCCACCCGTGACCGCATCGGTCAGGCCAAGGGCATCATCATGGAGCGCTACAAGGTCGACGACGTGCAGGCGTTCGAGATGATGCGCCGCCTGTCGCAGGACAGCAACAAGAAGCTGACCGAGATCGCGCAGCAGGTGATCGACACCCGCGCCTGATCAGTCGTGGTGGCCGTGCTTCCAGTGGCCGTTGCCCCGGCCGCGCGGCCCGTCGTCGTACCACTCCACCCATCGCGGGGTGTCGACGCAGGCGTAGGCGAACCCGTACGGGCCGCTGACGCAGACGTCCGGTCCGGCCGACGCGGGGGCTGCGCCGGCGAGTGCGACGCCGACGGGCAGGGCCGCCGCGCCGATACCCATTGCCATGGTCTTCAGCAGTTTCGCTCGGATCACGGGGCTTACCTTAGTACGGCTATCGAACGACCAACAACCTTGGCTGGCTTACGCTTTCGTCAATTGCGCCGAGGCTGCTGTGAGATCATGGATTCGGTTCCGAGCGTGATCTGGCAGCAGTTTCGGCGTCGAAAAAAATCACGAAGTGCCCCCGGCAGGATTCGAACTAGCCGGATGGGCCGATCTGTAACCCGTCTCGACGTGCGCTGATGGCGCTATAATCGCTGACAGCAGGACATATTGACCGTTGCCGATGTTAGGTTCTGTTGGGTTCTGTTTAGGCCCGTTATAGCCCGCTTATAGCCCGAAAGTCGCCCGTTAGGAGCTGCCGCGATGCCGCAGAAGAAGCCCGCCACCGCCACCACTGCTCGCAGCCGCCGAGGATTCGGGCGGCTCCGCCAACGCGGGTCGGGCCGCTGGCAGGCGAGCTACCCGCACCACGGCGCGCTGCACTACGCCCCGGCGACGTTCCCGACGAAGGACTCCGGCGCGTCGTGGCTGCAGAACGAGCGGGATCTGATCGACCTCGACCGCCGCAAGCCGGGCACCTGGACCCCGCCCGCCGAGCGGGTGACCAAGGGGGCGGCGCGCAAGCTCACGCTGCGCGACTACGCGAAGCCCTGGTTGGAGCACCGCAACCTCTCACCGCGCACCCGCGACAATTACGAGTACCACCTTGAGCGGAATATCTTGCCGACGCTGGGGGATTCGGCGCTTGCGGAGATCACCCCCGAGGACGTGCGCGTTTGGTTCACCGGGCTGGGCACCGAGCACCGGACCCGCAACGCACAGGCCTACGGCGTCCTGCAGGCTGTGCTAAACACCGCCGTGGATGACGGGCTGATGGACCGCAGCCCCGCCCGCATCAAGGGCGCGGCGGCGGTGAAGCACACCAAGCGGTCGGTGGTGCTGTTGGAGCCGGAGGAGTTGGTGGCGTTGGCCGACGCGATGCCCGAGGCGCTGCGGCTGACCGTGCTGCTCGCGGGATGGTGTGGACTCCGCCGAGGAGAGTTGTTCGCGTTGACGAGGGCCGACGTCACCGCCGACGCCACCGCACTGCGGGTGAGTAAGGCGGTGACGTTCCGGCACGGCAAGTTCGAGGCCGGGCCGACCAAGACCAAGGAGTCCAACCGCACCGTCACCGTGCCGCCTCACCTGCGCCCGATCATCGCCGCGCACCTCCGCCAGCACGTCGGCGAGGCCAAGACGGCATTGCTGTTCCCCGACCCGGTGACGGGCGGGTACTACGCCGAGGGCCGGTACCGCACACCGTTCTTCAACGCCCGGCAGGCCATCGGCAAGGATGATCTGCACTTCCACGATCTGCGGCACTTCGGCGGCGTGATGGCGGCAGTCGCCGGAGGCACAACCAAGGAGGTCATGGCGCGCCTCGGTCACGTCACCAGCGGCACGGCAATGCGCTATCAGCATGTCGCCGCCGGGCGCGCCGACGTGTTGGCTGATCGCCTGTCGGCACTCGCCGTCCCGGCGCGGTCGGGCGACGCGCCAGTATCGGCATGAAACCCCCACCGAAGCAACGGCTCTCAGATAGCAGTCGATATCTCAACGGAACCACTCGCGCCCTAAGCTATTCTTAGCGAGCCGGTCGCGTAGCCCCAGACCCGCTCTCACACTCCGTCTCAGTCTCCGCCCCCTCCAATTCCAGCCGGGGAAGATCACCAGACGACGGAGCAAAACCAGTGAGCGCGAAGACCGCCACCCCGCACTTCATTTCCCTGCAGGACGCCGCCACCCGCACCGGGTTCTCGGTGTTCACCTTCCGCGAGAAGATCGCCAGCGGCGAGCTACCCGCCTACCGGCTGTCCGACAAGCCCGGCAGCGCCATCCGCGTGAAGGTCGCCGACGTCGACGCGATGATGAAGCCGCTCATCCCGGCTGAGATTTACGCCGATCGCCAAGCCGGTGCTCGATGACACCGGCTAGCTTGATAGCCGAAATCAGCAGCGCGACAACCCCTCCGGTGTCGGGTAGCGCGACTCTCGCTCGCTGCAAGTCTGCACCATCACTGAATAACGTCAACAGAAGCAACCCTATTCACAGAGAAGATGGGTGTGGCGCATGACTGCTCTCGCCTTCGACAATCCCGATCTGCTGTGTCCGCCCAAGGACGTGGCCGAGTACCAGCACACCTCCGAAACGGCGCTGGCGCAGGAGCGGTGGCGCGGTGTTGGGCCGCGCTACCTCAAGCTCGGCAAGCGAGTGTTCTACCGCGCCGGTGACCTCAAGGCGTGGATGGACGACAACACGATCGAGCCGGGAGCACCAGTGCCGCAACAGGAGTGAGAAACAGCGATGCCGCCCAGCGCGTCGTTTGCCTCGGACGCATGTGCCAGGCGGCATCACCACCAACGACTCCACCGCAGAGTCACGCCCTTCCGACGTCAACGAGAGGTACGGCCCGATGTCCGACCAGAAGAACAACGCCCAGTCTAGCAATCGCGCTGCCGATCTGACGGCGCTGCTGAATCACGCGCCGAAGGCCGACGACCACAACGGCGTGCGCGACCACCTGCACGCGCTGGCGGGGCTGGGCTGCGCGCCGCTGCTGGTCTACCCGGCTAGCAAGAAGCCTGCCGATGTGCGCACACCGCAGCGGCGCAGCGCCGACGACCGCGCCGCCCGCGAGGCTGCTCAGGCGGCGGGTAACCCGAACCCGCAAAAGGTCAAGTCCGCCGCCGGGGTCCACCTCGCCAGCACCGACGTCGACACGCTCGACCGCTACCTGGACCACTACGTGAGGACGTTCGGCGATGCCGTGGAGGTCAACGTCGCGGTGTCGCTGGGGCGTAGCCGCCTGGTCGTGGTCGATTGCGACACCGCCGCGCAGCTCGGGGCGTTCCTGGCCGACGCCGAGGCCGACCCCGACACGGTGCCGACGGTGCGCACGCCCGGCCAACTCGGGCCGGACGGCGTGACGCTGGTCCACCGCGACGGCGGTCACTTCTACTTCACGGTGCCCGAAGGCATTGAGCTGCCGGAGCAGCCGGGGTCGATGAAGGTCGGCGGTGACGACGGGTATGCGGTCA
Protein-coding sequences here:
- a CDS encoding GAF and ANTAR domain-containing protein, whose product is MTEPHTHDLAMRMAELARTLASPRDLNEILSGVTAAAEELIPGVDTAGILLVGRGGTFESIAEITALPHELDELQMKYGEGPCVQAALDDVVVRTDDFREETRWPNYSPACVERGVLSGLSFKLYTADRTAGALNLFSFRPRVWDSEAETTGTVLAAHAAAALLAHREGEQLRSALSTRDRIGQAKGIIMERYKVDDVQAFEMMRRLSQDSNKKLTEIAQQVIDTRA
- a CDS encoding cupin domain-containing protein, which codes for MSDLPAWAQRLDLAPHPEGGWYRETWRSDLTVTQSALPPDYTGPRSAGTAILFLLMPGQQSAWHTVRSAELWMYHRGSPLLLEMGPEHDSATTHLLGSDIDGGASPQLIVPARHWQRARPRDDEPSLVSCVVVPGFDFADFELGAVSD
- a CDS encoding tyrosine-type recombinase/integrase, yielding MPQKKPATATTARSRRGFGRLRQRGSGRWQASYPHHGALHYAPATFPTKDSGASWLQNERDLIDLDRRKPGTWTPPAERVTKGAARKLTLRDYAKPWLEHRNLSPRTRDNYEYHLERNILPTLGDSALAEITPEDVRVWFTGLGTEHRTRNAQAYGVLQAVLNTAVDDGLMDRSPARIKGAAAVKHTKRSVVLLEPEELVALADAMPEALRLTVLLAGWCGLRRGELFALTRADVTADATALRVSKAVTFRHGKFEAGPTKTKESNRTVTVPPHLRPIIAAHLRQHVGEAKTALLFPDPVTGGYYAEGRYRTPFFNARQAIGKDDLHFHDLRHFGGVMAAVAGGTTKEVMARLGHVTSGTAMRYQHVAAGRADVLADRLSALAVPARSGDAPVSA
- a CDS encoding Hsp20/alpha crystallin family protein, which translates into the protein MLRFDPFSDLDTWTRGLLSSQTGSDRTPRFMPMDLCKIDDHYVLTADLPGVDPGSVDVNVDNGTLTISARRTARSEESAQWLANERFFGSYRRQLSLGEGVDSAAISATYENGVLTVTIPMAERAKPRKIEVAHGGGQKSIQPTTVDAE
- a CDS encoding excisionase family DNA-binding protein; the protein is MSAKTATPHFISLQDAATRTGFSVFTFREKIASGELPAYRLSDKPGSAIRVKVADVDAMMKPLIPAEIYADRQAGAR